TGAGAATATCATCGACATAGACAAGAACAGCCAAGAAGACGTTGTCGACATATCTGATAAAAAGGGAATGATCAGAATGCGTTTGAGTAAACCCATCACCGAGAAGACAATTTCTGATTCCACTGACGGGAAGCTTGCTTAAGACCATATAGAGACTTATGAAGCTTACACACTGAGTTAGGGGGACACTTCTTGCCAGTGATTTCTTCATAACCGTCAGGGAGACGCATGTAAATTTCTTCATCAAGGTCACCGTTGAGAAAGGCATTGCTGATATCTAACTGTGAAATGGACCAATCTTTAGCTGCAGCAATACTCAGAAGAAGACGTAGAGTGCCAATCTTAGCAACAGGCGAGAATGTATCCAAGTAGTCTAAGCCCTCCAACTGTGTGTAGCCTTTTGCTACCAGACGACATTTGTGTCTCTCAATAGTCCCATCAGGATTGTACTTGATGGTATGAATCCATTTACAATCCACTGGGTGTTTGCCTTGAGGTAGTTGACAGACTGTCCAAGTTCCTGTATCCTCAAGTGAACCCATCTCAGATTTCATGGCAAGCTTGAACTCTTTAGATAAAACAGCTTCCGCATAGGTTTTAGGTAGTTTATTTGTGGTAATGGATAGAACAAACTGTTTATGGTCTGGGTCAAGCTTGTCATAGCAAAGAAAGGATGAAATGGGATAAGAAGTTGTATGGGTAGGATGGGTAGGTGGGTCAGAAGAATGATTTAACAGATAACAATGGTACTTATCAAGATATGCTGGTGCCTTAGTCTGCCTCTTAGTCCTTGTGTTATTACTAGATACTCCCGATGGTTCAATAGGAACAGAGACAGTACTAGGAATAGATGATGTGCTAGAATGAGACGTGTTAGGCATAGAATCAGTAGACAGAGAAGGCACAGCAGCATCAGAGACATGTGTGTTAGGAGACTTAGAAAGAGAAACAGGTGAAACATCATCATGACTAGCAGGAGCAGGAAACATTGAAGAATTCAAGTCTGGTCCTAAATCAAAGAAAGCAGGAAAGAAGAATCCAGAACATGCAAAGGAAGAACATCCTGATCAAACAAACTGCTTTCACGATGCAAAGATGAAGATGCATCAGCAAAAAGAAATTCCGATTCATGAAACACAACATTACGAGATATGACTATGTTGTTCGTTGttgtatctaaaattttatagcCTTTGTACCCATGGGGATAACATAAGAAAACACCTGATATGGCACGAGGACTAAACTTATCTCTATCTTTCTGTAATGTAGAGTAGTAACATAAGCAACCAAAAACGCGAAGATGATCATATGAAGGAACGTTTTGTGTCAAAAGTTCAAATGGAGATTTGTTATCTAAAAGAGGAGAAGGAGTTCTATTTATTAGGTATATAGCAGTTTGAATACAGTCACCCCAGTAGATTAAAGGAACTCTAGACTAAAATAAAAGAGCTCTAGCAACATTTAGAATATGTTGATGTTTCCTTTCCACCACAGAgttttgttgtggtgtataagggcatgAAAAATAATGTTTAATGCCATGTTCTTTTAACAGAGAGGTAAATGCTAATTCAGAAGCATTATCTGAACGAATTGCTTTGACCTTGCATTTATACTGAGTTTGAATGTATTTTAAGAAGTCAGGAAACACAGTAGCAACACAACTTTTATTTTTGAGTAGATAAATCCAAGTTACTCTAGTGCAATCATCAACTAGTGTAAAGAAATATCTATAACCATCATGTGTTGCTGTGTGAAAAGGATCTCATACATcaatatgaatcaaatcaaatggaAGTTTGGAAAGATGAGGGTTTGAAGGAAAAGACATGCGTTTTTGTTTAGCTAAGGGACAAATTTTACAATGGCTATCATTTTTACAAGAAGACAAATGAAGAGTCTTGGAAAGAGCTTGTATTTTGCTGAAAGACGGATGACCCAAACGCTGATGCCAAACTTCAGAAGAAATACTCAAAACCGAAAGAGCTGTAATAGGCGTTGAAGAAGAAACATTTCGAGAAGGATGAGAAGCGTCCAGGACATAAAGATTGCGTTGGAGGTTACCCTTCCCAATCATGAAGTCCTGAATAAGCTCCTGGTTTTGAAAAGGATTTTCAGGAAAAATGTAACATGAGTCAGAAGAAAATAGAACCGCCATATTGCTATTTCGAGTTAAAGCACTGATACTTAAAAGATGAAACTTGAATGTTGGAAtgtataaaacatcaaaaagagTGAGCTTGGAAGAAACAATGATAGTGCCAGAGACAGTGACAGGAATCCTAGAATCCTTTATCTTGAATTTCTGTAATCTGTTTTGTTGATCTTCTTCTGTAGAATCCTTTATCTTGAATTTTTGTAGTTTGCCTTGTGGTTAAGGCTGGTTGGTATAGGTATCTGGTTTGATTTGTTTGCCATGATAAAGGATTACCTTTTCAATCCTTGGTTTGCGAGGGATTGCATCCTTTAAGATTCTAAATGGATTTCATTTTGTCTGTTAATTTAAAGGTTCGAGCAAAACACAAGGAAGTTTGTCTCCATAGAGACAGTCTGCTAGGGGACACGATTCTTGAATGCTACAACTGTGGGTGTCGGAATGTCTTTCTTCTTGGTTTCATCTCGGCTACTACAGACAGTGACTGTTGTTGTCCTTCTCTGTAGAGATCCTTGTTTATACGTAAATGCCCTGAATGATTTGAACTTGGATCTAAGTCAGTGGTGGCGTCCCTTGATTGACGATAGGTGTTGTCTCCCTTGGCTTGTTAAGGTTACGTTTCTATCCTtcctctttatttattttttcttaattagacgttgcattattaattattaattctttatattttttttgcaggtaCCATCAAGGCAGGAACAGCCGAGGGCACGCCAAATTAGTGAACagcaaataaacaaaatagagGAATTATGGAAGACAAATCCGAATGCTATCCTTTTGAAGACTTTGAAAAACCTAGTGTAGAAgatgaacctcagcctgttcaACTTAAGTATGAAGATGCATATGAGGTATACCTATTCTCAGCCTtttctgaaacaaaaataaGCAACTCTTTGTGCAACAGAAACAGTTAATACGTTACGCCAGTTAATTGAACGAGGTCAGTTTTAGTATTATGCTTAACCTTTTTGGGTGGTTTCTTTCTGCAGTATCAAAACGTGTTTGCACCTCTTATTAAGATCGAAGCAGATTATGGCAAGGTCTGTGTGTTGTATTTATAGGTTATTTTTCATGTAGTTTCTATACTTGTTCTGTTGGGACTTATCATCTGGATTCTGCTGTAGATGATGAAAGAGTCTCAAAGCAAGGAAAACCTCACAGTTCGATGGGATATTGGTCTTAACAAGAAGAGCGTTGCATATTTTCTCTTCCCAAAGGTGTTTGAAACTTATTGGTCGCTAATTAGACTTGACTGAAATATTGTCTGATTTAAACTTTTGGCGCAGAAGGAAAATAAGTTGCGATTGGTACTGGGTGATGAACTACGTCTGCGCTACTCGGGAGATGCTGCTCATCCAGCTTGGAACTCAGTTGGACGTGTGGTATCCCTCCTTCCTGGTCTTGATGTTATTACATACGTTTGATTCTGTTAGCAGGATGGATCCTGTAAGTGAGAGcggttaggttcttaccaatattttttcaatttattcATATCAAGCTAACTGCACAAGAGGAGGTTTCTCTTGAACTCCGAGATAATCAGGTGAGTTTAATTCAATTGTTAGCCTTGCTTATGACATTGAATCATGGAGGTATGTTCAACCTTAGTTACTCGTGTATAGGTCGTTCCAGTTGACGGGAACCATGGATTCTGTGTTGATTTTGTTTGGAAAAGTGCAACCTTTGATCGAATGCAGGGAGCAATGAAGAACTTTGCTGTAGATGAAACAAGTGTGAGTGGGTAAGTCAGTCAACAGAAAGCCTAGTTCCTTCCTGGTGTCTGTCTCTATGTTACTGCACGCTGATTAACCTCTGAATTACTACGTTTTCTGTTCTTTGAAGTTATATTTACCATCAGCTATTGGGACATGAACTTGAGGCCCAGATGGTCCGGAACACACTACCTCGGCGTTTTGGGGTACCTGGCCTGCCAGACTTGAATGCATCTCAGGTAATTAATGGCTTTCCGCTTTATCTGTTTCAAGAAAAATGTTTTGTCTTAACTGCTTTTTGGAACTATCAGCATCGTTTTGATCCCATTTGCCTTGTTAACAGAATGACTAGTTATTTTTGTATCTGTATAACGATATCTAACAGGTTATGTCGTATCCTTGATCAGATTAATGCAGTGAAGAGTGTCCTTCAGAAGCCCATAAGCTTGATCCTAGGTCCAGCTGGTACAGGCAAAACTGTGACTTCTGCTGCAATTGTGTGTCACATGGCAAAGCAGGGCGAGGGGCAGGTAAAGCTGATTATTGATCTTTCAGGATGCTTTTTGTGAGTTAACAATCAGAGATTTAAAAGTACTGCCTGGCAGGTTCTCGTTTGTGCCCCAAGTAATGTTGCTGTCGACCAACTAGCTGAAAAAATTAGTGCTACTGGTTTAAAGGTGAATATTTGGACTCCCAATagttcctttttatttatattttcataagcCGCTGGACACTCACTCTTATTCATCATTCATTTTTGATAGTTTATTTGAAGAGCTGAAAATATTCATGTTAAATTACTTTTTAACCTTGTTTACTCTGATGCCAGGTTGTTCGCCTCTGTTCAAAGTCACGGGAAGCAGTAAGTTCTCCTGTTGACCATTTGACCCTTCACTACCACTCTACCAGGTTAGTTCAAGGGTGGCATGCTTAAGTCTGATTCGTGATGTCCCTttgttcttttttctctttgaaaataattcatattACTGGTTGCTTGCAGGTACGGCATTTTGACACTTCTGAGAAGAGCGAACTGCATAATCTACAGAAGTTGAAAGATGAACAAGGAGGTCCCACATTTTCAGCTTATTATCTGTCGTTGACATTTTTCAATCTTCATTTACCTTTCTACTGccagtttttttctttgtaattgaTTTGTTGTTCTGAAATGAACATAACTTTTACCGTTTTTATTGTCACTAGGTGAGCTGTCAAGCAGTGATGAAAAGAAATGCGAAAGTATAAAAAGAGCAACTGAACGCGAGATAACCCAGAGCGCTGATGTCATTTGCTGCACTTGTATTGGTGCTGCGAATCCTCGGTTGTCAAATTATAGATTTAGACAGGTtaagattaattaattatttaactttAAACATCTCTAGTTCTGTGAAATCTAATATGCCTGCTCTCTCTGATAGGTACTTATTGATGAGTCTACTCATGCAACAGAACCTGAGAGCCTATTGTCCTCGGTGTAAAGCGGCTATTAGGGTTCTCAACGAGCTGGTTTGTTACGGTTAATTATTTATTGATTACTTACAGGAAGTTTTTTGCACTAGGTTGTTCTTGTTGGTGATCATTGTCAGCTTGGGCCCGTCATAATGTGCAAGAAAGCAGTTTGTGCTGGTTTGGCACAGTCTCTCTTCGAACGCCTTGTGTGCTTATTGGTATTAAACCAATTAGATTGCAGGTACTATTTTAATCTTTTAGCAGATTTTACCACTTATACTGGAATTTTATTTGTTCATATTTGATTTTCTATAAGAATTTCATGAGACTCACGAAGATAagatatgagattttttttttttttttttggtaaaatgttaaatattataccaattttcaattttttgacaGCTATTACAAGAGAAGACTGCTagggaaataaaataaaaacaacacaaCACGAGAATTGACTACAGAGTCAGACAGCAAGCAAGGACCGGGCTGAACAACAACGCAGCGAAAGCCGTAAAACAGAGTGATAACGAGATCAGGTTTGTTACCATTAGGACCTTGCAATCAGTGTTGTCATATTCTTGATTTCAGGTTCAATATCGTATGCATCCAGCTTTGTCCGAGTTTCCATCTAATAGCCTCTACGAAGGAACACTATGTAATGGAGTCACAATTATTGAAAGGCAAGGGATTGAATTTCCGTGGCCTGTGCCTAATCGACCGATGTTTTTCTATGTCCAGGTATCAAACTTCGCATTGGAGTAGTTTATAACGTTTAAAAACATGGTCTAATAAAGCCACAGCCTACACCATCCAAAACCCAATTAAAGCAAACGTGATCTCTTTATCTTGTCTTTCAATATGCAGCTGGGGCAAGAGGAGATCAGTGCTAGTGGAACATCATATCTAAATAGAACTGAGGCTGCTAATGTGGAGAAACTTGTGACCGCTTTCTTAAAGAGTGGAGTTGTCCCCAGTGAGGTGAGTGTGTACTAGGGTTGATTACTGGGTCTAGTAAATTATTTTTGGGATCAGTTGACGTTATGAGTTATGCGCAATGTTAC
This genomic stretch from Brassica napus cultivar Da-Ae chromosome C9, Da-Ae, whole genome shotgun sequence harbors:
- the LOC106416996 gene encoding regulator of nonsense transcripts 1 homolog, coding for MEDKSECYPFEDFEKPSVEDEPQPVQLKYEDAYEYQNVFAPLIKIEADYGKMMKESQSKENLTVRWDIGLNKKSVAYFLFPKKENKLRLVLGDELRLRYSGDAAHPAWNSVGRVLTAQEEVSLELRDNQVVPVDGNHGFCVDFVWKSATFDRMQGAMKNFAVDETSVSGYIYHQLLGHELEAQMVRNTLPRRFGVPGLPDLNASQINAVKSVLQKPISLILGPAGTGKTVTSAAIVCHMAKQGEGQVLVCAPSNVAVDQLAEKISATGLKVVRLCSKSREAVSSPVDHLTLHYHSTRYGILTLLRRANCIIYRS